A region of Papilio machaon chromosome 22, ilPapMach1.1, whole genome shotgun sequence DNA encodes the following proteins:
- the LOC106711166 gene encoding vacuolar protein sorting-associated protein 26C: protein MSTNLNIVLKKASKIYHEGDIVAGVVVVESSGEVRHEGLTLAAEGAVSLHLSTKNAGIFDAFSNSIKPMTLINTVMELAPAGKIPPGVTEIPFEMPLRARQSLPGAPAGCGLLETYHGVFVNITYTLRCNMKRSFLNKPLNTSCQFFVQYHPQEAAPRKPVRCEITPGSVRRGPAPVSRPTMPHFQLYAELDSTVCPLDQPLTGKIRVEECAAAIKSIELQLVRVETCACAEGNARDATEIQNIQVGEGEVRRGRDLPLYMVLPRLFTCPTTATPAFKIEFELNIAVIFEDDYVVTENFPILLVRSR, encoded by the exons atgtcaacaaatttaaatattgtccTTAAAAAAGCCAGTAAAATCTACCATGAAGGA GACATAGTAGCGGGCGTGGTGGTGGTGGAGAGCAGCGGCGAAGTGCGACATGAGGGGCTGACACTAGCCGCGGAGGGCGCCGTCAGTCTACATCTCAGCACCAAGAATGCCGGCATCTTTGACGCTTTCTCTAATAGCATCAAG CCTATGACGTTGATCAACACGGTTATGGAGCTGGCTCCTGCCGGCAAGATTCCCCCCGGTGTGACAGAAATCCCATTTGAGATGCCACTACGCGCGCGGCAGTCGCTGCCAGGTGCTCCCGCCGGCTGCGGTCTTCTAGAGACCTACCACGGGGTGTTTGTCAACATCACATACACGCTACGATGCAACATGAAGAGATCATTTCTGAACAAACCGCTCAACACCAGCTGCCAGTTCTTTGTGCAGTACCATCCT CAGGAAGCAGCTCCGCGCAAGCCGGTGCGGTGCGAGATAACACCAGGGTCAGTGCGGCGCGGTCCCGCCCCCGTCTCACGCCCTACCATGCCGCACTTCCAGCTATACGCAGAACTCGACTCCACCGTCTGCCCCCTCGACCAGCCTCTCACTGGGAAG ATCCGCGTGGAGGAATGCGCGGCGGCCATCAAGTCCATCGAGCTGCAGCTGGTGCGCGTGgagacgtgcgcctgcgcagAGGGAAACGCGCGGGACG cGACAGAGATCCAGAACATCCAGGTGGGCGAGGGCGAGGTGCGGCGCGGGCGCGACCTGCCGCTGTACATGGTGCTGCCGCGTCTCTTCACCTGCCCCACCACGGCCACGCCCGCCTTCAAGATAG AGTTTGAGCTGAACATTGCTGTCATCTTCGAGGACGACTACGTGGTGACGGAGAACTTCCCCATACTGCTGGTGCGCAGCAGGTAG
- the LOC106711137 gene encoding protein cereblon, translating to MDDYLSDGDAESDGEGEEELNEHSSEGESSEDMTQQGAAEEEQHFDKSLAASHSYMGGGLVALRGRSVLEPGWRGQLLVAAHSGAVFPGETVPMLLPDHEDATLLIAVIHQNKLFGLLCPDETGSMVSGYGVVCEVYEAGSAGAGPARGNTALSCKARARHRFRLLDMPKHPMPMHSYTRMRFAEVRILPELQPADPLRFARLASLDSLRTPRPAPASAPALAPGHAPDYAPGDSGPGPRDSSVERRVRDMDAALTPWPRFVYELLDYRRVRDKLINYFSTFDLGRLPEEAVALSFWVTSNLTLSARDRLALFAVDDALLRLHMELRFIARKSALCCAACGAEIARREDALPMSSEGVHSNYTNSGGYMHDIVTVSRAGGVQPSGRRSAEFSWFPGYAWTILVCAACSAHLGWRFDALSRSLRPQRFFGLCRNYVQPRADAEPDRL from the exons ATGGATGATTATC TAAGTGACGGCGACGCCGAAAGTGATGGGGAGGGCGAGGAGGAGCTGAACGAGCACAGCAGCGAGGGCGAAAGCAGCGAGGATATGACGCAGCAAGGGGCCGCCGAAGAAGAACAGCACTTCGATAAATCTCTGGCTGCGTCACACTca TACATGGGTGGCGGGCTGGTGGCGCTACGCGGGCGCTCGGTGCTGGAGCCGGGCTGGCGCGGCCAGCTGCTTGTGGCGGCGCACTCGGGCGCCGTGTTCCCCGGCGAGACCGTGCCCATGCTGCTGCCCGACCACGAGGACGCCACCCTTCTCATAGCGGTCATTCaccaaaataaactatttggCCTGCTGTGTCCCGA CGAGACGGGCAGCATGGTGTCGGGGTACGGCGTGGTGTGCGAGGTGTACGAGGCGGGGTCTGCGGGCGCGGGCCCGGCGCGGGGCAACACTGCGCTGTCCTGCAAGGCTCGAGCGCGCCACCGCTTCCGCCTCCTCGACATGCCCAAACACCCCATGCCCATGCACTCCTACACCAG GATGCGGTTCGCGGAGGTGCGCATTTTGCCGGAGCTGCAGCCCGCGGATCCGCTGCGATTTGCGCGCCTCGCCAGCCTCGATAGTCTGCGCACGCCGCGGCCCGCCCCGGCCTCCGCCCCCGCGCTTGCCCCCGGCCACGCCCCCGACTATGCCCCCGGCGACTCCGGCCCCGGCCCCCGAGACTCGTC CGTGGAGCGACGCGTGCGCGACATGGACGCGGCGCTGACGCCTTGGCCGCGCTTCGTGTACGAGCTGCTGGACTACCGGCGAGTGCGCGACAAGCTGATCAACTACTTCAGCACCTTCGACCTCG GCCGGCTGCCGGAGGAGGCGGTGGCGCTCTCCTTCTGGGTGACCTCCAACCTGACGCTGTCGGCGCGCGACCGCCTCGCGCTGTTCGCGGTGGACGACGCGCTGCTGCGTCTGCACATGGAGCTGCGCTTCATCGCCAGG AAGAGCGCGCTGTGCTgtgcggcgtgcggcgcgGAGATAGCGCGGCGCGAGGACGCGCTGCCTATGTCCAGCGAGGGCGTGCACTCCAACTACACCAACTCAG GCGGCTACATGCACGACATCGTGACGGTGTCGCGCGCGGGCGGCGTGCAGCCGAGCGGGCGGCGCTCCGCGGAGTTCTCCTGGTTCCCGGGCTACGCGTGGACCATCCTCGTGTGCGCCGCGTGCAGCGCGCACCTCGGCTGGCG GTTCGACGCGCTGAGCCGCAGTCTGCGCCCGCAGCGGTTCTTCGGCCTGTGTCGCAACTACGTACAGCCGCGCGCCGACGCCGAGCCCGACCGACTGTGA
- the LOC106711136 gene encoding transmembrane protein 131 homolog, with translation MCRGMLWCYVLALTLVDISPHTKLTAHGKSHDVTLHDTLIEGLNFQEWGGEGLAEAGGAGSAVLEGVALQPMALHFGSAALAAPHVRSVTLTNTGNATLHLASVAGTTPDFHASFFESKTLAPQTNTTFSVVYLGRRAGPVTAHLYIHTSLGVYKYPVSAVGVASEYEVWPLVGVRVPANASVEPVLSLHNPTDHVIQVTEVYSSGSWVGLQLPAGGASAPRDAWAVPPHATRDIVRLRLAPPATDVDDSDTQRPLTAYVRVKANVPGGALVVCVEARATPAGEHAAPLHLHMRARGSDDPALTVRLRAANSARSGVRLEAAVRGARCVPEPHAPPDPCEPPHAHAHNGGAAEGAAGARLALLRADLPPLHDFTDVADLTLNYGELWASAEGAEGAEGAVGAVRCAGCVRLGRAALPYSLRLVPGTLRLDPDAMHFVRAGGGGGGGALRAVSLRAHNTSPLPLHVAEVALSADAAPYFRMTEAGPRVVGAGRSAALARLQLLPAALRDNVTLAGALTLRTNLSHYRVPLLVYGGRFVLEWEWPWGGEVAGAVSLGALGTSASRRVGVRLRNPGPAPLCARDLAAELSAGSVQFTLAACPAAPPDHPCRCVEGGAWTQAWLVVVAPARAGELRGHVRVRSQHASTDAALSLRALPGRLHAPPLRLPDAAPFAWSAGELVLESTMELEMFVSEVTQPTVDPALSYIAPAGGRAAVRGGRQVVGGVRYAPELSCHPDCYTGLDFDSPEGRAWLSRLAACGAAGEAALAQDAALAARRLAVFLRLQRHRPAPTNLTLHLHTTEMMQIPVTGSVRLHWPRVSAGAGGSGGATGVLAAVGATRSLRVSAHNPSGSHSLLLQPVLAGDLRLSAMAGGEERCGNGSCVWAPHAFRLAGWRAVRGEVSEWAPVGEGEGAECRAAPTLLLAPHAQIDLTLTFAPQQAALLAAYLYLRNNLTIVEGVLVTAEGAYPSFELAGRKPGSSAPILLEVSECGETSGAGVGVGVGVGVRRSVVVRNTGRVPVRLREWRLAGRPCQARGFRLQPCAPLALAPNDSRTLHLAFAPDFTLARVAARLQLRSELGRAEFTLQANVPARLLPRCAAALPRPPFEPALRLAAALAAFAALVLVLGAAAFDAERLLRRARASRTSPLPRAPLDLRVAPPVPHRPAPAAPAPRSAPPPGRRRRPPRRPLPPLDPLAERRAFERWRAEVLRRADDEESRSSEDTDSVCVEAEAPPAKCTEDVAPPPDEEPCASRPDTPPGLEEYAPDPEPDDDEDRPSNSADEECISTGSEESSPASVEPEERSEPEESEAPADRDSPVRVARPPAAPLGDPTDTGADVSPRLSRARRQSGDAGRRLERPRPSGDAAPAHMKIVKQHSRKEKSVKRRAERPSAPPSRNSPAPLEVEVAGVGAGGAGGAAPAVRWGASWSSVVAARALAPIGSDVRRRAPSADNSLFYFNGAASAPRPDMGWRAPAIERPYPPPSRDYLGDTTGVGSVGSVGAVGSVGSVGAMGSVGAVGSVLGSAYSPLETGGGWGGAWAWGAAGAVRPPPGFSAPPRPPRAYDPFRSLASIWAPGAADWRYEPADTPPAAPTAPADTEER, from the exons ATGTGTCGAGGAATGTTATGGTGTTATGTTCTTGCATTGACGTTAGTGGATATTTCACCGCATACAAAGTTGACAGCCCATGGGAAGAGTCATG atgtCACATTACATGACACTCTCATAGAAGGattaaattttcaa GAATGGGGCGGCGAGGGGCTGGCGGAGGCTGGCGGGGCCGGGTCTGCGGTGCTGGAAGGTGTAGCGCTGCAGCCAATGGCTTTGCACTTTGGGTCGGCCGCGCTGGCCGCGCCACACGTGCGCTCCGTCACGCTCACCAACACCGGCAACGCAACGCTGCATCTCGCCTCCGTCGCCGGCACCACGCCCGATTTCCACGCCTCCTTCTTTGAGTCTAAG ACGTTGGCGCCGCAAACCAACACCACCTTCAGCGTGGTGTACCTGGGGCGGCGCGCGGGGCCCGTCACCGCGCACCTCTACATACACACCTCGCTCGGCGTCTACAAGTACCCT GTGTCGGCGGTGGGCGTGGCCAGCGAGTACGAGGTGTGGCCACTGGTGGGCGTGCGCGTGCCCGCCAACGCCTCCGTGGAGCCCGTGCTGTCGCTGCACAACCCCACAGATCACGTCATACAG GTGACGGAGGTGTACTCGTCGGGCTCGTGGGTGGGGCTGCAGCTGCCGGCGGGCGGGGCCAGCGCGCCGCGCGACGCCTGGGCCGTGCCGCCGCACGCCACGCGCGACATCGTGCGTCTGCGTCTGGCGCCGCCCGCGACCGACGTCGACGACTCCGACACGCAGCGCCCCCTCACCGCCTACGTGAG GGTGAAGGCGAACGTGCCGGGCGGCGCGCTGGTGGTGTGCGTGGAGGCGCGCGCGACGCCCGCCGGCGAGCACGCGGCGCCGCTGCATCTGCACATGCGCGCGCGCGGCTCAGACGACCCCGCACTCACG GTGCGGTTGCGGGCGGCCAACAGCGCGCGCAGCGGCGTGCGGCTGGAGGCGGCGGTGCGCGGCGCGCGCTGCGTGCCCGAGCCGCACGCGCCGCCGGACCCCTGCGAGCCGCCGCACGCGCACGCACATAACG GCGGGGCGGCGgagggcgcggcgggcgcgcggCTGGCGCTGCTGCGCGCCGACCTGCCGCCGCTGCACGACTTCACCGACGTCGCCGACCTCACTCTCAACT ATGGCGAGCTGTGGGCCAGCGCGGAGGGCGCGGAGGGCGCGGAGGGCGCAGTGGGCGCAGTGCGGTGCGCGGGCTGCGTGCGGCTGGGCCGCGCCGCGCTGCCGTACTCGCTGCGCCTGGTGCCGGGCACGCTGCGGCTGGATCCCGACGCCATGCA TTTCGTGCGTGCCGGGGGAGGTGGGGGAGGCGGGGCGCTGCGGGCGGTGTCGCTGCGCGCGCACAACACGAGCCCGCTGCCGCTGCACGTCGCCGAGGTGGCGCTGTCGGCCGACGCGGCGCCCTACTTCCGGATGACGGAGGCGGGGCCGCGCGTGGTGGGCGCGGGCCGGAGCGCGGCGCTGGCGCGGCTGCAGCTGCTGCCGGCGGCGCTGCGGGACAACGTGACGCTGGCCGGCGCCCTCACGCTGCGCACCAATCTCTCGCACTACCGTGTCCCGCTGCTCGTCTACGGCGGTCGCTTTGTGTTG GAGTGGGAGTGGCCGTGGGGCGGGGAGGTGGCCGGCGCGGTGTCGCTGGGCGCGCTGGGCACGTCTGCGTCGCGGCGCGTGGGCGTGCGCCTGCGCAACCCCGGCCCGGCGCCGCTGTGCGCTCGGGACCTGGCCGCCGAGCTGTCGGCCGGCTCCGTACAGTTCACGCTAGCGGCCTGCCCCGCGGCGCCGCCTGACCATCCTTGT CGCTGCGTGGAGGGCGGTGCGTGGACGCAGGCGTGGCTGGTGGTGGTGGCGCCCGCGCGCGCCGGCGAGCTGCGCGGGcacgtgcgcgtgcgcagccaGCACGCCAGCACCGACGCCGCGCTCTCGCTGCGCGCGCTGCCGGGCCGCCTGCACGCGCCGCCGCTGCGTCTGCCCGACGCCGCCCCG TTCGCGTGGTCGGCGGGCGAGCTGGTGCTGGAGAGCACCATGGAGCTGGAGATGTTCGTGAGCGAGGTGACGCAGCCGACGGTGGACCCCGCGCTCTCCTACAT CGCGCCGGCGGGCGGGCGTGCGGCGGTGCGCGGCGGCCGGCAGGTGGTGGGCGGCGTGCGGTACGCGCCGGAGCTCAGCTGTCACCCCGACTGCTACACCGGCCTCGACTTCGACTCCCCCG AGGGGCGGGCGTGGCTGAGCCGGCTGGCGGCgtgcggcgcggcgggcgagGCGGCGCTGGCGCAGGACGCGGCGCTGGCGGCGCGCCGGCTGGCCGTCTTCCTGCGCCTGCAGCGGCACCGGCCCGCGCCCACCAACCTGACGCTGCACCTGCACACCACTGAG ATGATGCAGATCCCGGTGACGGGCTCGGTGCGGCTGCATTGGCCGCGCGTGTCGGCGGGTGCGGGGGGCTCGGGGGGCGCGACGGGCGTGCTGGCGGCGGTGGGCGCGACGCGGTCTCTGCGCGTGTCGGCGCACAACCCGTCCGGCTCTCACTCGCTGCTGCTGCAGCCGGTGCTGGCGGGCGACCTGCGACTGTCCGCTAT GGCGGGCGGCGAGGAGCGATGCGGCAACGGCAGCTGCGTGTGGGCGCCGCACGCCTTCCGGCTGGCGGGTTGGCGCGCGGTTCGCGGCGAGGTCTCCGAGTGGGCGCCCGTGGGAGAGGGCGAGGGCGCCGAGTGCCGGGCCGCGCCCACGCTCTTGTTGGCGCCGCATGCGCAGATCGACCTCACGCTGACGTTCGCGCCTCAGCAGGCCGCGCTGCTGGCCGCCTACCTGTATCTGCG GAACAACCTGACCATCGTGGAGGGCGTGCTGGTGACGGCGGAGGGCGCATATCCCAGCTTCGAGTTGGCCGGCCGCAAGCCCGGCTCCTCCGCACCCATTTTACTTGAG GTGAGCGAATGCGGCGAGACTAGCGGTGCCGGtgtgggcgtgggcgtgggcgtgggcgtgcGGCGCAGCGTGGTGGTGCGCAACACCGGGCGCGTGCCCGTGCGCCTGCGCGAGTGGCGCCTCGCCGGCCGCCCCTGTCAGGCGCGCGGCTTCCGGCTGCAGCCCTGCGCCCCGCTCGCCCTCGCGCCCAACGACTCCCGCACCCTGCATCTCGCCTTCGCGCCCGACTTCACCCTGGCCCGCGTCGCCGCCCGCCTCCAGCTGCGCTCCGAGCTGGGCCGCGCCGAGTTCACGCTGCAGGCCAACGTGCCCGCCCGGCTGCTGCCGCGCTGCGCCGCCGCCCTCCCGCGCCCGCCCTTCGAGCCCGCGCTGCGTCTCGCCGCCGCCCTGGCCGCCTTCGCCGCCCTCGTCCTCGTCCTCGGCGCCGCGGCCTTCGACGCCGAGCGGCTGCTGCGTCGCGCCCGCGCCTCCCGCACCTCACCCCTGCCCCGCGCCCCTCTCGACCTGCGCGTCGCGCCTCCGGTCCCGCATcggcccgcgcccgccgcgcccgcacCCCGCAGTGCCCCGCCGCCCGGGCGCCGGCGCCGACCCCCGCGGCGCCCTCTGCCGCCGCTGGATCCCCTCGCGGAGAGACGCGCTTTCGAGCGGTGGCGCGCCGAGGTGCTACGTCGCGCCGACGACGAGGAGTCCCGCTCGAGCGAGGATACGGACTCCGTGTGCGTAGAAGCCGAGGCGCCGCCGGCAAAGTGCACCGAGGACGTCGCACCGCCGCCGGACGAGGAGCCGTGCGCGTCGCGTCCGGATACGCCGCCCGGCCTCGAGGAGTACGCGCCAGACCCCGAGCCCGACGACGATGAGGACCGACCCTCCAACAGCGCCGACGAGGAGTGCATCTCGACCGGCTCCGAGGAATCCTCCCCCGCCAGCGTCGAGCCCGAGGAGCGCTCCGAGCCCGAGGAGAGCGAGGCGCCCGCCGACCGCGACTCGCCCGTCCGCGTCGCCCGGCCCCCCGCGGCGCCGCTCGGCGACCCGACCGACACCGGTGCGGATGTCTCCCCGCGACTGTCGCGAGCGCGCCGCCAGTCGGGCGATGCCGGTCGCCGCCTCGAGCGGCCGCGCCCCTCCGGCGATGCGGCCCCGGCGCATATGAAGATCGTCAAACAACATAGTCGCAAGGAGAAGAGCGTGAAACGACGCGCCGAGCGGCCCAGCGCTCCGCCCTCGCGCAACTCCCCAGCGCCGCTCGAGGTGGAGGTGGCCGGAGTGggcgcggggggtgcggggggcgcggcgCCCGCCGTACGCTGGGGCGCCTCCTGGAGCTCAGTGGTGGCGGCGCGTGCGCTGGCGCCCATCGGCTCGGACGTGCGGCGCCGC GCGCCGAGCGCCGACAACTCGCTGTTCTACTTCAACGGTGCAGCGAGCGCTCCACGACCAGACATGGGGTGGCGCGCGCCCGCCATCGAGCGCCCTTACCCGCCGCCGTCACGAGACTATCTCG GTGACACAACCGGTGTGGGGTCCGTTGGCTCGGTTGGCGCGGTGGGATCGGTTGGCTCGGTAGGCGCGATGGGTTCAGTGGGCGCGGTGGGTTCAGTACTGGGTAGCGCGTACAGCCCGCTGGAGACCGGCGGGGGTTGGGGCGGCGCGTGGGCGTGGGGTGCGGCGGGCGCGGTGCGGCCCCCGCCCGGCTTCTCGGCGCCGCCACGGCCTCCGCGCGCCTACGACCCATTCCGATCTCTCGCCTCCATCTGGGCGCCGGGCGCGGCCGACTGGCGCTACGAGCCCGCCGACACGCCCCCCGCGGCGCCCACAGCCCCCGCAGATACCGAGGAGCGTTAG
- the LOC106711164 gene encoding thioredoxin-like protein 4A, producing MSYMLGHLHNGWQVDQAILSEEDRVVVIRFGHDWDPTCMKMDEVLYSIAEKVKNFAVIYLVDITEVPDFNKMYELYDPCTVMFFFRNKHIMIDLGTGNNNKINWPLEDKQEMIDIIETVYRGARKGRGLVVSPKDYSTKYRY from the exons ATGAGTTACATGCTGGGGCATTTGCATAATGGGTGGCAAGTGGACCAAGCCATCTTGTCTGAAGAAGACCGTGTTGTG GTAATCCGCTTCGGCCACGACTGGGACCCCACATGCATGAAGATGGATGAAGTGTTGTACAGCATTGCAGAGAAAGTTAAGAACTTTGCAGTGATATACCTCGTGGACATAACTGAAGTACCAGACTTCAACAAAAT GTATGAGCTGTATGACCCGTGCACGGTGATGTTCTTCTTTCGCAACAAGCACATCATGATCGATCTCGGCACgggcaacaacaacaaaatcaaCTGGCCTCTGGAGGACAAGCAGGAGATGATCGATATCATCGAGACGGTGTACCGCGGAGCACGCAAAGGCCGCGGTCTCGTCGTCTCACCCAAAGACTACTCCACCAAGTACAGATACTGA